A stretch of the Elephas maximus indicus isolate mEleMax1 chromosome 3, mEleMax1 primary haplotype, whole genome shotgun sequence genome encodes the following:
- the TSACC gene encoding TSSK6-activating co-chaperone protein, producing the protein MQCCDSFPGTTPAGIQMEQHTSQPTNKKDEKAKEEVSAVPLCRAKPSPSYIHLQASSPAGTCLNIQTTKLPSGVNHKPKECIGLLECMYANLQLQTQLAQQQMAILENLQASMTQLVPGRESKTSLPAVSRNLFLNHLPQFSK; encoded by the exons ATGCAATGCTGTGATTCTTTCCCAGGTACCACACCTGCTGGTATTCAGATGGAGCAGCACACTAGTCAGCCCActaacaaaaaagatgaaaaag CCAAAGAGGAAGTTAGTGCTGTGCCTCTCTGCCGAGCCAAACCCTCCCCCAGCTATATTCATCTTCAAGCAAGCTCCCCAGCAGGCACTTGCTTGAACATCCAGACAACAAAGCTACCCTCAG GAGTTAACCACAAGCCCAAGGAATGCATAGGACTCCTAGAATGTATGTATGCCAATCTCCAGCTCCAGACCCAGCTTGCCCAACAACAGATGGCCATTCTGGAAAATTTACAAGCATCCATGACACAACTGGTTCCTGGGAGGGAAAGCAAGACCTCTCTCCCAGCTGTATCTCGTAATCTGTTTTTAAATCACTTGCCCCAATTCAGTAAATGA